From the Corticium candelabrum chromosome 2, ooCorCand1.1, whole genome shotgun sequence genome, one window contains:
- the LOC134198613 gene encoding uncharacterized protein LOC134198613, whose amino-acid sequence MHALRSLSALSILLLFRVALDDHCRCLAQRGNTIELTIRVYSKNNTNGSCEVHSMTCPRQEVERQFEKFKAIISRTLIPVPELNKTECLDAYKNWVRAALCKISTNIKGSDEPLLPCLTVCNKALQKCPTYQPASKMNSSCDASIENSKCNGDKTYSYEYGGRPAFTCPSRDDVFKNVNSSYGLKCKRCYEFCSK is encoded by the exons ATGCACGCCCTTCGAAGTCTCTCCGCTTTATCCATTTTACTTCTCTTTCGTGTCGCACTTGATGACCATTGCAGATGTCTCGCCCAAAGGGGCAACACAATTGAGTTGACTATTCGTGTTtattcaaagaacaacacaaaTGGAAGTTGTGAAGTGCATAGTATGACTTGTCCAAGGCAGGAGGTTGAGAGACAGTTTGAGAAGTTTAAGGCTATAATTTCGAGGACGTTGATACCTGTGCCAGAGCTGAACAAGACGGAATGTTTG GACGCATACAAGAATTGGGTTCGTGCAGCACTCTGTAAGATATCCACAAACATCAAGGGAAGCGATGAGCCATTGCTTccctgtctgactgtttgcaACAAGGCTCTGCAAAAGTGTCCGACGTATCAGCCAGCCTCTAAAATGAACTCCTCATGCGATGCTTCAATAGAGAACTCCAAGTGTAATGGTGATAAGACATACTCGTATGAATATGGTGGACGACCAGCATTCACTTGCCCga GCAGGGATGATGTCTTTAAGAATGTCAACAGTTCATACGGATTGAAATGTAAACGCTGTTATGAATTTTGTTCCAAGTAA
- the LOC134197890 gene encoding circularly permutated Ras protein 1-like has protein sequence MNFASTHVYAYDHSDEEVISDEELEEGMYLSDSCGSADELCTVGASGGGEQEGNEESSATADVHSVLCSLPHPSVLRNGPRRRRTHSRWQNDQTRNGHHFRQADTNVLTVQFDKLKEPSHMHTGDAIVCTQCQAVLSHLSHLVEKPDDASKLWTCEFCSHTNTVDLVADEIPTEDDVTYLLEPASIAAEGTATGSGDDNLVVFCIDVSGSMCVTTEVPGRSLLRGAERNRAHPGQDDFDAYQQMMGMRQDVTYISRLQGVQAAVNKQLETMKNMFPQRRVALVTFNNEVTVIGDGSQLPVVIAGDKLGDKDALIKAGKEVVLPTAVGTVCDALSAKVFSLEEGGATALGPALLFSVVMASQQPASKVIICTDGLANVGLGSLDELISDEDQEVAQKFYDDLGQLAVDGGVSVSVVTLEGTECRMVELGQVADKTGGQVSVVDPLKLTQEFSNMLQNPVIATNVIATLILHSGLYFRNEEAVDNRVTRNVGNVTADSELSFEYGVRSTSRTTSPATEAAKQPEVKIRVTDVDQENADRGEPMEVVSAVDKGEPMGVGSALEEGSDATDGPPPVTRLSELPFQLQMQYTGIDGSKSLRVMSKSQPVTKDREVAERDLNLGVIGVHAAKTAANLAIEGNYTDSRMSAMSQQRLVQRWSRKTDNRDGYVNWYANLAPMEFQLRRNQTNERRALDGRSYSDDEDEMDGYACMAPPLPALPTSRALTLPGGLSAHGGAKKLATKKALNRRRDCSDETATLIYRMRSTSSRSFVPSDDEEQQQQPRIPPRPSRARRSKSDDTGPKESTV, from the exons ATGAATTTCGCGTCGACGCATGTCTACGCGTACGACCACTCGGACGAAGAAGTGATATCAGATGAAGAACTAGAGGAAGGCATGTACCTCAG TGACAGCTGCGGGTCTGCAGACGAGTTGTGTACTGTGGGTGCGAGTGGCGGCGGAGAACAGGAAGGAAATGAGGAAT CAAGTGCAACAGCAGATGTACATTCTGTACTCTGTTCTCTGCCTCATCCATCAGTACTACGTAATGGACCACGTAGACGTAGAACACATTCAAGATGGCAAAACG ATCAGACCAGAAATGGGCATCACTTTCGTCAAGCAGACACCAACGTTCTTACAGTACAATTCGACAAACTGAAAGAACCAAGTCACATGCACACGGGAGACGCCATCGTGTGTACCCAATGCCAAGCCGTCTTGTCCCACTTGAGCCATCTGGTTGAGAAACCGGACGATGCATCCAAACTGTGGACGTGCGAATTTTGTTCTCACACCAACACAGTCGACTTGGTGGCCGACGAAATCCCAACTGAAGATGATGTAACCTACTTGCTGGAACCAGCATCGATTGCTGCTGAAGGAACAGCCACCGGATCTGGTGATGACAACCTGGTCGTGTTTTGTATTGATGTATCTGGCAGCATGTGTGTTACAACTGAG GTTCCAGGAAGATCTCTCTTACGTGGCGCAGAAAGAAACAGAGCTCATCCAGGACAAGATGATTTCGATGCTTATCAGCAGATGATGGGAATGAGACAGGACGTGACGTACATCTCAAGGCTTCAG gGAGTCCAAGCAGCTGTTAATAAGCAACTGGAAACGATGAAAAATATGTTTCCACAGCGACGTGTTGCTTTGGTGACGTTTAACAATGAG GTGACTGTGATTGGTGATGGTTCTCAGTTGCCTGTTGTGATTGCTGGAGATAAACTTGGTGATAAGGATGCATTGATAAAGGCTGGAAAGGAGGTCGTGCTCCCAACTGCCGTTGGTACGGTTTGTGATGCACTAAGTGCCAAGGTTTTTAG TCTGGAAGAGGGTGGTGCAACTGCGCTAGGCCCTGCTCTTCTTTTTTCTGTCGTCATGGCTTCGCAACAACCAGCATCAAAG GTGATTATTTGTACTGATGGATTGGCTAATGTTGGTCTTGGCAGTCTGGATG AGTTGATCAGTGATGAGGATCAGGAAGTTGCACAGAAGTTTTATGATGATTTGGGTCAGCTGGCAGTGGATGGAGG agtttctgtttctgttgtgacTCTTGAGGGGACCGAGTGTCGGATGGTCGAGTTAGGTCAAGTGGCTGACAAGACCGGTGGTCAG GTGAGTGTCGTCGATCCACTGAAACTGACACAGGAGTTCAGCAACATGCTACAAAACCCGGTGATCGCAACCAACGTGATTGCAACTCTCATCCTCCACAGTGGCCT GTATTTTCGTAACGAGGAGGCTGTGGATAATCGAGTTACACGCAATGTGGGCAATGTAACCGCTGATAGCGAGCTCTCGTTTGAGTATGGAGTGAGGAGTACGTCGCGAACGACATCGCCAGCAACTGAAGCTGCGAAACAACCGGAAGTGAAAATACGAGTTACGGATGTCGATCAAGAGAATGCTGATCGGGGAGAGCCTATGGAAGTTGTTAGTGCAGTAGATAAGGGAGAGCCAATGGGAGTTGGTAGTGCATTAGAGGAGGGATCTGATGCTACTGATGGGCCACCTCCTGTGACCCGGCTGTCCGAACTGCCGTTTCAACTACAAATGCAGTACACTGGCATTGACGGTTCGAAGTCATTGAGAGTTATGTCGAAATCACAACCAGTCACTAAAGACAGAGAAGTTGCTGAACGAG atctTAATCTCGGTGTGATCGGCGTCCATGCTGCAAAGACTGCTGCCAATCTGGCAATAGAAGGCAACTACACGGATTCAAGAATGTCGGCCATGTCTCAGCAACGCCTCGTGCAACGCTGGAG TCGTAAGACTGACAACAGGGATGGATATGTCAACTGGTATGCAAACCTTGCGCCCATGGAATTCCAGCTTAGACGAAACCAAACG AATGAACGACGTGCTCTAGACGGGCGTTCATACAGTGATGATGAAGACGAAATGGATGGGTACGCGTGTATGGCCCCCCCACTACCTGCACTACCAACGTCGCGCGCCCTCACGCTCCCCGGGGGACTCAGCGCGCATGGAGGCGCAAAGAAACTCGCAACGAAAAAGGCTCTG AACCGCAGACGGGATTGTAGCGACGAGACTGCGACGCTCATCTACCGCATGAGGTCGACGTCGAGCCGCTCGTTTGTGCCCTCGGACGACGaagagcaacaacaacaaccgcGGATACCTCCGCGGCCCTCGAGAGCAAGACGGAGCAAGTCGGACGACACCGGACCGAAGGAATCGACCGTTTAG
- the LOC134197899 gene encoding bone morphogenetic protein 2-like yields the protein MCTGRVMRSTVFRVFVILPALLSSLCATSASTSERLKRAEHRERIMRTLDINENDVLQRMQAVRKARRPPQYMLRVYRKYSALSDGVQRTIVAFFDRGSNVSGGDVTEQRLTFDAVVHGANDSTVTRIRSARIRLHLLEPARRGVRYRVGVHAEMPNGERLLCYSNPAAKQSRQWLQMEVGRCINAWHQRMGSVHKEVQFVVQAEELSKGRSPRPVRFSSSARVSPHTAMLILFEEDGIGKLPSGLQQSQIHGVTKRSMTVTRSATVHTWKGRKSVCRKRPLHVNFRDLGWNTWIIAPKGYDANYCAGECPYPLGQQFQPSQHAVIQTLLRHARPKIKIPPSCCVPAELLPTSLLYYDSHGSVTFQQFYNDMVVGSCACR from the exons ATGTGCACCGGTCGAGTGATGAGGTCGACAGTTTTCCGCGTCTTTGTCATCCTTCCTGCGCTTCTCTCTTCTCTATGcgcgacgtcggcgtcaactAGCGAGCGTCTAAAGCGAGCAGAGCATCGTGAGCGCATAATGAGAACGCTAGACATCAATGAAAACGACGTTTTGCAGCGGATGCAGGCGGTTAGGAAGGCTCGTCGACCTCCGCAGTACATGCTGAGAGTCTATCGCAAATACAGCGCGCTCTCGGACGGCGTTCAGCGCACAATTGTGGCGTTTTTCGACCGGG GTTCCAACGTGTCGGGCGGTGATGTCACTGAACAGAGGTTGACGTTTGATGCTGTCGTTCATGGTGCGAATGACTCAACGGTTACAAGGATTCGATCGGCCCGCATCCGGCTTCACTTGCTCGAGCCGGCGCGTCGAGGCGTCCGCTACCGCGTCGGCGTGCACGCAGAGATGCCAAACGGCGAGCGTTTGCTCTGCTATTCCAACCCCGCCGCGAAACAGTCTCGGCAATGGCTTCAGATGGAGGTCGGTCGATGCATCAACGCATGGCATCAGAGAATGGGTAGTGTACACAAGGAGGTCCAATTTGTTGTGCAAGCAGAGGAGCTGAGCAAGGGGCGCAGTCCGAGGCCGGTGCGTTTCTCGAGCAGTGCTAGAGTATCACCGCATACTGCGATGCTGATTCTGTTTGAGGAAGACGGCATTGGGAAACTTCCGTCTGGCTTGCAGCAATCACAAATTCACGGTGTTACGAAACGCAGCATGACGGTAACTAGAAGCGCAACAGTACATACATGGAAAGGAAGGAAGAGTGTGTGTCGAAAGCGGCCGCTTCATGTTAACTTCAGAGATCTCGGATGGAACACGTGGATCATAGCGCCAAAGGGATATGACGCGAACTACTGCGCTGGGGAGTGTCCGTACCCGCTAGGGCAACAGTTTCAACCATCACAACATGCTGTGATTCAGACTTTGCTGCGACATGCTCGTCCTAAGATTAAGATTCCTCCCTCCTGCTGCGTGCCAGCAGAACTCCTGCCAACCAGTTTGCTGTACTATGACTCGCATGGCAGTGTTACCTTCCAGCAGTTCTATAATGACATGGTGGTGGGAAGTTGCGCGTGCAGGTAG
- the LOC134176525 gene encoding ankyrin repeat domain-containing protein 42-like, translated as MHLSTKHKWDLEHGGDDKGTVYPAHMAAYQGDLQVLQSLVSRGIAGVNDRDDTNCTPAHKAAGNGHVECVRWLMEMGADMSLLNAAGETPRDVARRYGQLGCASLLGSEPDEEPSEDAQMECDEQSQERALHRLEELTKLLEMAKTNYHQLGGLLEDEKRQKEQDTESARIIDDLTSQLQLERVRREKLEAQVDELKGELYSTRLTESSRTSLPLIHSRTTSAPRSAHSKQHQEEKPRGKKSVKGVTRQRLSAEPGVFLIRSSLSPETAVSRRQY; from the exons atgcatctctcaaccAAACACA AGTGGGATCTGGAACATGGCGGCGATGACAAAG GTACTGTGTATCCTGCTCATATGGCTGCCTACCAAGGCGATCTCCAGGTACTACAGTCACTTGTATCAAGAGGTATTGCTGGTGTTAATGACAGAGATGACACGAACTGCACTCCTGCTCATAAAG CTGCCGGGAATGGACACGTAGAATGTGTACGGTGGTTGATGGAGATGGGAGCTGATA TGAGCCTCCTAAATGCAGCAGGAGAGACTCCTAGAGATGTTGCTAGACGCTATGGCCAACTAGGTTGTGCCAGTCTCTTGGGCAGTGAACCAG ATGAAGAGCCTAGTGAAGATGCCCAGATGGAGTGTGATGAACAGTCTCAGG AAAGAGCACTTCACAGACTCGAAGAGCTGACAAAGCTGTTGGAAATGGCGAAGACCAATTATCACCAGTTGGGTGGCTTGTTGGAGGACGAGAAGAGACAGAAAGAACAGGATACTGAAAGTGCAAG AATAATTGATGATTTGACAAGTCAATTGCAACTTGAGCGGGTCAGGAGAGAAAAGCTGGAGGCACAAGTAGATGAACTCAAAGGCGAGCTGTACAGTACAAGACTCACAGAAAGCAGCCGAACGTCTCTCCCTCTCATTCACTCCCGAACCACCTCAGCACCCAGAAgtgcacat TCTAAGCAACACCAAGAAGAGAAACCAAGAGGAAAGAAATCCGTGAAGGGAGTCACTAGACAGAGACTGAGTGCGGAACCAGGAGTTTTCTTGATTCGAAGTAGCTTGTCACCTGAAACTGCAGTGTCTAGACGACAATACTAG